Within the Cotesia glomerata isolate CgM1 linkage group LG6, MPM_Cglom_v2.3, whole genome shotgun sequence genome, the region TCGgatgttttaatataaattaccctTTATTTACTTAGTTTCTAATTGCTATACACTacaattgtatatttattagctgcatttaagtattttacgtAATGACACAAATCAAAATCCACCAAATTAAAATGACGTTGAGGCTATCACATTTACATGTCTATCTTGTGTGGCATACGTGACTATATATGAAGAattctttaacataaattttgtgttggttggccagtaacattaaaaaagtgtagttttacttttgaattaaCACTTGAGTGTGTTAAAAATGGATGGATTGATCAATACAAACcgtttgtgtagaattaacataaattttataaaacatctacacaaaattttatgttaaattttttactgtgtagatGGACATTAAGTTTATGTGatgaattttcttatttttttttttttttttaattttattggtgGATCAATGTGAGAATAAGAGTAAAGATTATAGCAAACAGACATGTACTGGAAATGAaagtattattatgattattgaagaaattgaagagaaaaaagaaaacgctGAATAAAAGAGAAAATTGAGAGAAGGAAATTTAAAAGCAAAAGAGAACAGACCTATTAAAGGAAGAAGAAGACAACATAACGTATTTAACGttgtgttttataaatttatattgataatttattaattattagtattctttatattaatatattttttatgttacttTACATGAGAAAGCATCAcgtgttgaaaattaataaaattactttatgatgtattttgaaaattaccatCCGATTTATCACCTTTTctctttaatttaatcaagctttattttttagtggaattcataaattaattatttctgatataaataatgaatcgAAAATATCGCTTGTAAGTAGTGTCCATCTATTGTTATTGACTGTCCATCTACTGGGGTTTAGGACTTTTTcttacatttttcttttttgttaattactaCAACGTTTTACGaagttttacttattttttcctggttaattatatattactacataaatataatttactttatCACAACTTATCTGTATATTcctatattgtttttttgataGAATATGAGAGTTTGCTTAACCGTCCATCTATTTGGGTATTTACcctaaacaaaataaaaatactcacTTGAGAGACTCGTGGAAACTGTTTATCGAACATTGTGACCAATCAGTAGGATTTCCATCAAAAGTTGCCATAAGATACGATTTTCCGCAATCGGGTTTATCATGTTCCGCTCCAAATCTGGAGAGATTGGTaagtaagtaattaataattaaagtaaagtgttaattaaaattgcaaCCCGAGTCAAAATTTAAGTCGTAGATTCAATGTATTGAACGTTCAAACCATAAATTCGAGTATTGAACGTAAGAAACGTTAATTGAACGTAACGAACGTTCAAATTGTTAACTCAACGTTTTGAAGGTTTAAAACGTCAGTTTAACGTATTGGacgtaaaaaatatagatttaacattttcaaaaaagaataaattaaactgttttaaaaaaatgtatgatccatagtaaaaatcaaaagttataaagatTGTTGTTCACATACTCAAAATTATCTTTCTAGTTGATTATTTGACGTCTGAAAGACtctttttgaatgaaaaatgagCTTGATAGCTTCTAAGGCCAAATTTTCTAGTTGTGAGAGTACCCAAAAATACTCCAAGTATTACTGGTTCTTAACTAAACACTTGGTAGTCTTCTTAAATAGccatatatcttaaaaaaaaacattttggaAACCATTCCACTAGTAAACAATTCGGACTAAGTATTTTCATCGAACAGATGGTAGAATTTCAACCAAAAAACTGAGTTCTGCCTAacagaattaagaaaaaattttttattgtacttCCGTTTAAAAGCATGTAGTTATCTGAATAGTTTTGATACTTCTTAATTTCACTCCTTATTGGTTTGAATTGGTTCAACTAATGTTTTTAACTTTCAATAAGttcaaataaagattttaaCGTCCAATACGTTCAATctatgatttaaattttaactcgGGAATGGTCAAAGGAACTATCTCATTCTCATATATACAGTAAAAATCGTTCAATCTTACAATTATCAAAGTAATTAACATACATATGACCTAATTCATGTCCAGCAGTCCGAGTACCCTGTATACCACCCGGGGTAAAAATTATTCCTCCGAGATCATGATTCGACTCCGGAGTAACACAAGCAGTCTGAATACCTGATATTCCCAGAATTCGCTTATTACCACTCTCCTTATTTCGtgttctaaaaatattatgcgtttcattaaaataatataatcacGTATGTATGGAAATAAAAACTTACCGAGTCATAATAACGTAAGTGTCATAACTTTCAAAAGGAATCGCTTCTCTTGCCCTAGAAAGCcataaattcatattttttttcgcatcCTTGTAATCAATTTCTGATGACTTCGATGGAATGAAGGATTCAAAAACACTATTGtccttaaattttgaattgtttatttagacaattattagttaatgctacggtatattaatttttgtgctTACCTGAGCGATAATAATTCCAGCAATACTTAATTTGAACTTTGGGTTCTCTAATGAACTAAAAATTGAATCGACTTGGTCCCaaaatgacaataaataaGGAATAATTGTCCttcgattataatttttatacagaTGATAGTCGacaattatcaaaatttccgGATAAACAATATCAGGAATCGGAattattttctctttaataTAACGCCGATTTCTTTTTCTTACTCCAGTATTATGTTGGTTAAAATTTGGTAACCTGgatctcaataaataaatgggaGTTTTTGGACCAACGAGAATTCCTGATCTGTCACTAAAATTTACTGTCCTATCAAATATTTCCAGCGGAATATTTTGTACCATGACAGAGTTTTTCGATCTACTGTGTACTCCTTTCATCGAAACAGCAACGACCAGcataatatttgtaaatattgaaaatattccaAGCATCAGATAAtctaaaataacaaaattttttaatcaatccaaaattaattaaatatgtaCTTACTCatttttgaagtaaaatttgtaatttttttccgtatgGAGTAAACTATTCGATAATTtgacaagaattttttgtacgATAAACAgtttaagaaatgaaatttttatgacgTTATTTGAGGcagtcaataaaataatataaatagcttatctttattcaaattttatttcatcactGTTCTAGTGATTATTGTTAGAAAATATACACATTTATATGAATGccgtaataattttaatagtagATTAAAGACAATCATTGAATTTTAGTTGACTTAAATTCTTATCGGGAAAGTAATTAATTCAATGgtcttattttataaaaatgataaacttttgattaaaaatgattaatttttaacgttaTCGGTTATCACTTTTTCCAGCTATCGATCAAATGACTGTTGTAAGCATTCAAAGATACGCAAGTAGGTTAAAACATATTGAACactttttaataacattttaagATAATCTAATTACTCATTCcgtaaaaaattgacaacaACACAAGTACTTTGAAAATATACGgaaaaattgttcaattgtaacattttttattcaaaataaacatcccgggtaaaaaaatttatatataattatatatacttatatgttattatatattacttatatataattatatattacatacatataattatatataataatatataattggatgcagtattttttaataattatatataatcatatacaattacaTACAATCGTGGACATTAATTTAAgtgtgtttttaaatttactagaAAATAGCCGTTTGTAAACTTGAACGTTAGTAaactaaaaacttttaaaactgaAAATGACTCCGTTTATAAAATGAGTTGATCATTAAAAAAGAGAATACtgaataatgattaataaaaataatgcaaAATGTAAACTTGTAACAACCTTAAaatgtcataaaataaaattcaaccaatcaaaaaaaagaaaaacgtTAATAAACTCGATAGTAAAGCGagcgaattttaaaaattgacattaatagaataatatatttttaaatacgactaagtaaaaaaaaagtcgttaaaaaaactgaaataaaaaaaaaacaaacaaatgcATATCTTGacattagaataaaaaataattttaaaataaaatatttacgtaATGTTgacatttgttaaaattagtgCATCGTGAATTTTGCCAATTCAAAACTTAGCCACGCGAATTCAGTCAATAGTAAACTTTGCGATTCATGAAGTAAGTGAATGctaaattttgttaacaattaaaatagcCGTTTGTAAACTCAGCGGCTTATTAAAATCgcaaattctaaattttaacgtttttcaatttatctattatatatttatttatgatatttctgaagctataaaatttaaagacaaAAGCCTTTTCTCAACAACAGGTCAGCCGAGAACTGATTTTCCGAAATTTTACTTACGAAGAATATTACGGAGctgaaaatgataaataaaattcttgtaaGGAATAAATCATGGAGGCTTGTGTATtgtgtaataataaaagattttatttttatttttattcaattatgtACACATtcatgtataaaaatatattttttttttatttttaaaaattatatatactgaCACAAGGTTGCCCAGAATTTTGAACTCGGTGAAATCAATTGAAAGCGGTCATCAGTGAAAGCGATTTTTATAAGCCGCTGAGTTTACAAACGgctattttaattgttaacaaaatttagtATTCAGTTATTTCATGAATCGCAAAGTTTACTATTGGCTGAATTCGCGTGGCTAAGTTTTGAATTGGCAAAATTCACGATGCACTAACTTTAACAAATGTCAACATtacgtaaatattttattttaaaattatttttattctaatgtCAAGATATgcatttgtttgttttttttttatttcagttttttttaacgactttttttttttacttagccgtatttaaaaatatattattctattaatgtcaatttttaaaattcgctCGCTTTACTATCGAGTTTATTAAcgcttttctttttttgattggttgaattttattttatgccaTTTTAAGGTTGTTACAAGTTTACATTTtgcatcatttttattaatcattatttagtATTCTCTTTTTTAATGATCAACTCATTTTATAAACGGAGCCATTTtcagttttaaaagtttttagttTGCAAACGTTCAAGTTTACAAACGGCTATTTtctagtaaatttaaaatcatacttaaattaatgtcCACgattgtataattatatataattgcatataattatatatgattatatataataatatataattaaatgcagcattttttaataatcatatacaattacatataattatatataaatgcatataattatatatgattatattaaattagatataatgatatataatctatatatatatatatatatatatatatatatatatatatatatatatatatatatatatatatatatatatatatatatataaaagaggAAGTTTGTATATATGtcatcaataaattcaaaaactaTTTGACCGATCATTATGAAAATTGGTatgtttatgtattttttcatgGAGAAGGTTTATATGCTATGCCCATTGATGTAACTCGCCACCAGGCGGCGCTGTCAAGTATCGACTTCCACCCCGTTCAAccgattgtcataaaaattggtATGACCATGTATTTTTCCACGGAGAAAACGAATATGCTATGCCCATTGATGTAACTCGCCATCAGGCGGCGCTGTCAAGTATCGACTTCCGCCCCGTTCAAccgattgtcataaaaattggtACGACCATGTATTTTTCCATGGAGAAAACGAATATGTTATGCCCATTGATGTAACTCGCCATCAGGCGGCGCTGTTAAGTATTGACCCACCCGTTTAAccgattgtcataaaaattggtGTGACTATATATTTTTCCACGGAGAAAACGAATATGCTATGCCCATTGATATAACTCGCCACCGGGCGGCGCTGTAAACTATCGACTTCCACCccaatcaaccgattgtcataaaaattggtACGACCATGTATTTTTCCACGGAGAAAGTAAATATGATGTCcatgttattaaatattaccaTTAGATAGCGCTTCAATGCATTAAATTCTATAGCGATCaactgatttaaaattttatatgcgGCAATGACGGCAATAAAATGTTTTCTCCTTAAATTCAGTGAGTTATTTTACAACttatattaaataagaaaataagagaaataaattatcttcatttgtaaataaaaaaatatcatttatttaaaaagcaaatcagctaaattcaaatatatcatttgttgtttaacatcaatatttgTCTGTCAAAACTaaacgcaatttttttttatacctgaaCAAAATTTGCTAGagtaatttcaaatataattgGCTTAAGAACATCCGGGaacacaaaatattttatgtttccAATCTCAATTTGAGGGAAGAGTTGTAGAATATAATCAAAGTTAATTTGTAGTACGTTAAGTGTACTTCTGCAGGCAATAAGAACACCTCCACCTGACCTCCTGAACTCCTTACATCGATCACACCTAAaaacaaagtaatttttattaaaaatttcgctATTAAGGACGCCTGGTTTAAGCCAGgtttcagaaaatgcataaaaatcatactcagCTACATAagttttacaataaatactATCCAGTTTGGTATTAAGTCCTCTAAAacattatgataataaatagatAGGTTTGTTGAGGTAGAGTTTAAGGAGTTGTATCCTTCGGCGTCGAggctaaaatattttgacgTTCCTTGACTATCATCATTCTCCCATTCCGCctgagtaaaaatgaaattattactttttacggaaaaataataaatttcgttcgaccgccgcaccaccgctgcaccaccgccgcaccataccgccgcaccaccgctgcacgaccgccgtttggcggactattacgccgcacgctaaaaatttactccccctagcatcgccgcactaccgctgcaccaccgccgcaccaatgctaaatcatacctacaatttcacaaaaaatggtatcataattaatttatcacgcaataattaattaataaataatgcgactagaaatctttatgtaagacctattgatcaacctccttttaatcgaatgccttatattaaaaaaaatttttttctcctccCTAGGCCAAAAGTTCGaacttttttctatttaaaccAGGAAAAAAGCGGCACTTTTTTCTATCGGGAAAAAAGTTTGCGCATGCGCACTAGTATCTGCTTATGCCACGCTCGTATACAAGACCGTGATTTTAGCTATTACGTTTCTAACCTTTTTTCCCATTATTATATTCGTACTTCGTGTTGTTAATCGTGGTGGTGCAATAAATAACAGtgactaaataattttttaaatattaattaaaaatgagttCTTCTGATAGCTCGGTTTCAAATGATGATGAAAATATGGATATTGATCAAGAAGCTCAAGCAATAACTCAAGAATTAGTTGCCAAAAAATCAACACCGGCATATCATCTTtgctatcaaaattttttaaaatggaaAACACAAAAAAACATAAACGACATATCAGAAAACGTGTTGCTCGTTTATTTCAGTGAATTATCGAAAACGTTAAAACCATCTACGCTGTGGAGTAGATGGTCAATGTTAAAAACCGAGTTTAACCTCAATCATTCGATTGACATTAATAAATTCCACAGACTAAAAACTTTCatgaaaaataacaacaaagGGTTTCGTCCAAAAAAATCTCAGGTTTTTTCACTATCTCAGATCAAAAAATTTCTCGTTGACGCTTCCGACGATATTTATTTGGCTATGAAGGTAAGTTAAGAaataattcacaaaaaaatatctaagtaatattaaaataatgatatataattcaAGATATTGACCgcgacttgtgaactataaataaataaaaattttgctttattaaataatgtcttttgttaaattgcacagtactttcttaaatattaacatttttaaagatataagctcatcccgatgttacactcatcaagagtttttatttgagtacccacatgtatttttatatatttttcatatatacatatatatatgaatataaaaaatatatgaaaaattgatgtgtgtactcaaataaaaggtcttgatgagtgtaatatctgAGTGAGctttcatctttaaaaatgtcaatagttaacaagaaataagatcatttcttaattatgtgtctagagatagagcattttcgaatgcagcctaaatacttatcatgataaattaactatcgatgagaatgatatgaaaccttgaaaaggcgcAAATTCAAGTAAAGACCTTGTAGAAGCTACAAAATAAAGATGATTATCGTTAACATAAAATTCTCTCCGtgtgtaaattatttacaatttttttatatacaaataaatatatactaagattatttttattacaggtGATACTCATTTTTGGATTTTGCGGGGCATTAAGATCGGGTGAATATTGTTCAATCAAAACTCAAGATGTTGAAGACACTGGAACTCAATTCATTGTTACGATTCGAgacacaaaaaattattatcctCGTTCGTTCGTCATCATGAATGAATACAGCGATAAAGTTCGTCAATACGTAGCTTTACGACCAGAAAACTCGAACACTGACAGATTTTTTATACTGTACGACAAAGGGGCATGCAAACGGCAATCAATTGGTAAAAATACAATAACAGAAATACCAAAAAATTGctgagtttttaaaattgccaAATGCCTCAAGCTACACCGGACATAGCTTCAGACGTACCTCAGCAACGCTACTTGCAAATGCTGGCGCAAATCTCACAACTCTTTAACAGCATGGTGGTTGGAGATCAAGTTCCGTTGCTGAAGGGTACATTGAAAACTCGTTAtataacaaaacaaaaatattcaatcaTATTGTaaattcagaaaatacatTATTTACAATCCAGAATCATTCCATGGACACGACAACAGAAACTTCAAAGCAAGATGAATCGAGACCTTCAACTTCAACTTCTTCTCAACCTCCTGAACCGCTAGCTACGACGAAGCATTCGTGCAAAGAAAATATTGCACCGCAAAACAAATACGAATCACATCAATCATTAACGAACTATCAAAATGAACTACGAGCTGTAAATGACATCATATGGGACGAGGATTTCGATAATGGAGAGtctaacaataaattttcttcgGTACCAAGTTTAAATTCTAATTCACAAGCTGCAAGTCATTCAAAAAAACTATCAGCACGAGCAAGAGACAAAACTTCTAACAAATCAGCTTCAGCTACAGAATTTGTAGAAGACCTTAACACGGACTGTCCAgcagtaaatattaaaaagtgcAAGATTAGAAATCTTACTATTAACTAcaccaaataatattataataattattatactattgcaattattattataattacttattgaaattactaattttattgataatgacGCTATAAACTAAGTAAAttggataaattttcattattattatcaatattattaatttcagaatTAAACTTGAgtgcataaaataaattatttaaaaatatttttaaatttaaaaacttttattttgagTGGGGATCTCCCCTCCCCCTTAACCTCCGCCGGGGCTGCGCCCGAACCCCTTTCTTGTTCTTGAACTcacaagaaaataaaatttattatttatatcctGTCATTGCTCCGCCTAACCTACCTTTAGTATGTCAATTTTCgatatttaattacattaattacgAACTTTTGGCCTGgtagaagaaaaaatagtatGTGCACCACGGGAAAATAGTAACACATTCTCTCCCGCGTGTTTGCCACCCTCGCCTTCGGCTCGGGTGGCAATTTCACACGCGGGAGAGAATGTGCTACTTTTTTCCCTAGGGGCACAATgtactatttttaaatcaggccaaagcaccgcgaaattattgatttttttagtcgtattgttgatgtagatttttaatttcctccTCGGATTGCACAGAAGCGGTACGCCTATTGAAATactctgaaagaattttaaaaattgaactgtgatgggattcgaacctggatcgtctgcatggaagtctcgaacattgccaactgcactgcaagccatacttaacttaaaaaatttagttacgctatttgaatgatcaacgaatatattatttcaatgtatataccatcaaacagtggtatggtgcggcggtggtgcagcggtggtgcggcggtcgaacgaaatttattattttttcgtaaaaattaataattttatttttacccgggcgcgtcacagctgtggtgcggcgaatagaaatttatttacttgtcacggcgctggtgcggcggtagtgcggcgaatagataaattctttacttgtcacggcggtgGTACGGCGGTGATACGGCACTTGTAAAATAACCGAAATTGTCACAgctgtagtgcagcggtggtgcggtgCTTAAGAAGCCgtgcagcggtgttgcggcggtggtgcggcggaattctgtttttactcgggCGTGTTACAATCCTCAAATTCTGTTCTCCTGCTGCTGTCCGATCGTTGAGAAGTTGGCGTATTTTCTTTAGTTCGTTCCTTTGTAGCTCCGTGCGATCGTGCACAATGGAAATATTCTGTACTGACATCAGAGGGTTTATTGCCCTTTTCGCTTTTAAGAGACCCAATATGATCTGGTTAACAGAAGTGTGTTCTGTAAAAGTGACTTTTATAGGTCTAGGATGTAGCAAATTAGATGAGTATTTACCAATCCTTCATAGCTGACATTCAGAGAGTCGCAAATATTTTGTACTCTAGTAAGGTCCATTGATTTGCGTTCCATAGTTGAGGCTGCTGACTGTTCCTCGATGCCTAGGAACAATGCATTGTTGCTCCTAGCCAGACGATCTTCCACTTCATGCAGGATAGAATCACTATCATTACTAGTTTGAATGTTAGATATTTTGTCCGAAAGTTTAGTGATTCTTTcatcatataataataatgtattgGTACTATTCGTATGACGTGCTTCACAATTTCTAACTTTGTCTTCAATAATACACAGAcgattattaaattgttccGAGAATGACTGAACTTGATTTTTAAGTCCTTCAACACTAGCAATTACGGTTGTAAGTTCACTTTTGATATCATCTTTGACATCATTTCTCAAGCTAGTCATCTCATGTTTTAAAAAGTCTTTAAGTTCTTCGGTTGATGAAGATCCACGCCTACCGCAACAACGTTGGTAATAACCTCCAGACATAAGCACAGCTTGTTTAGCGCAGCTCGGATGGTAGTAGGCTTTACATTTCGCGCActgtacacggaaagaaaattgtacgaaaaattacaatgaaaaaatcgtaatttttagtataggacattgcagtgccggaccagaactcaaacatcgtaatttatacgatgcaacatcgtaaatttctatcactcaaattaaaaagaggtttaggtcaccgaaaaaataattctgtatcatccaggaatcgaacccggtgtCCTCTCCACCTCAAGTCCAAGGTTTATCCTCTCACGCTATCGGAGGGAATATCTAAAGTTtctgttcagtcacataataagaccctcgatacagtagttggtcatctttcggtggtggcgtcgcaaactactagactctgtctctcttttattaaaatatatagtatgtgtccttattcacttgctcttacgaaaaaaaaatttactaaataacatcgtaattttcaataattcaaattgtattctgtagacggcagcatcgtaaaaatcgagatactgaaagtatagtcctggattacgatgttactatagtaatttttcataggatttttttttcgtgtaccTGCTCTTTAGCGATATTTTGAGAGCAATTACGACATTTTAATACAGGTGGTGTGTTAGTggttttattatcattaacatCTGCCATGATTAAATTCAGCCGACAAGGAGGTGATGACAGTTGTgttgtttataaacaatttatgagtactatttcaaaaataacaaCTCTAAGGTCACTTAGTTTTATTCACCTTTATAAGTCGGGCGCATATATACGGCCCTGGACTACTTAAGTTTTCTGAAGTCACGTCACGGATATAgtatactttatttttctacttaatttGTCTAATGTCACGTCAACTGAGGAAAGATTATTACAAgacttttaatgaattttataattcaaattagaTTATGTATATGAGAAAAATACATTCAATCAATTACTAGCCAATACAATTTTGTAGTAATAGTGCAATTTATAAACCACAATATCcagtaatatataatttatatagttGCGCCACGTGCCAGATGGCTAAACAACCGGTGTATACACAGATTGCAGACTTTGttgaattatattatttattggtgcaattttagtAGTGCACTATATTtggattattaataaatcactTATAAACACAtttatataatgaaaataatttatttataacgaaTGTGGGTGATATTAACCACCAAGTGAGGAGCACTTTATAGAACGTGCAAACAGTTCAGCACATGCGcaagttaacaaatatttattaaaagttaataaatattttgttgaatgAATTTGATtcacttgcaatgtcatatgaaatgaagattgcttataaacaaaaatcatctttataaattatttgcattaattatattacattataataacgtttattgtaatataCCGAATTCTAttacagctcataattatcttttatattttaaaatattaaaaacgttaatttatttagtgatttgaattaatatcatgtattccagctatcgagttataaaaaatgtcaagagaaaattactatttttgcttttgattttaaataaatatttgttaactgttaacaaatatttatcaacatttaataaatcgtatttagtaaataatttattaactggtaataaatattaattaaatcccatgatgttaaaaaatcacttattaacagt harbors:
- the LOC123266780 gene encoding venom metalloproteinase 3-like; this encodes MNYLMLGIFSIFTNIMLVVAVSMKGVHSRSKNSVMVQNIPLEIFDRTVNFSDRSGILVGPKTPIYLLRSRLPNFNQHNTGVRKRNRRYIKEKIIPIPDIVYPEILIIVDYHLYKNYNRRTIIPYLLSFWDQVDSIFSSLENPKFKLSIAGIIIAQDNSVFESFIPSKSSEIDYKDAKKNMNLWLSRAREAIPFESYDTYVIMTRTRNKESGNKRILGISGIQTACVTPESNHDLGGIIFTPGGIQGTRTAGHELGHIFGAEHDKPDCGKSYLMATFDGNPTDWSQCSINSFHESLKQQNWTCLYNKPDHTKVNNLGVYEIFESFEREIENKDFFTVLMDDEKETFNLNEK